The following coding sequences lie in one Amycolatopsis cihanbeyliensis genomic window:
- the nirD gene encoding nitrite reductase small subunit NirD, translating into MTTPVCRLEKIIPGSGVAALLPGEEQVAVFRFGADQVYALSNVDPFSGAAVLSRGILGESEGVPFVASPMLKQRFDLRTGTCLDDENVRVRSYPVTLAGGIVHVGSP; encoded by the coding sequence ATGACGACGCCGGTGTGTCGACTCGAGAAGATCATTCCGGGCAGCGGGGTGGCGGCCTTGCTGCCAGGCGAGGAGCAGGTCGCGGTCTTCCGGTTCGGCGCAGACCAGGTCTACGCATTGTCCAATGTGGATCCGTTTAGTGGGGCGGCCGTGCTGTCCAGGGGGATCCTCGGCGAGAGCGAGGGTGTGCCGTTCGTCGCCTCACCGATGTTGAAGCAGCGGTTCGACCTGCGTACCGGGACCTGCCTCGACGACGAGAACGTGCGGGTGCGCAGCTACCCGGTCACGCTCGCCGGGGGCATCGTGCACGTGGGTTCGCCATGA
- a CDS encoding uroporphyrinogen-III synthase, which translates to MTGGPAIPPLAGFSVGITAARRAEELGALLVRKGATVRYGPAIRIVPLADDTDLHAATRRLLAEPVDAVVATTGIGFRGWMEAAEGWGVGEELLGRLRETSLMTRGPKAKGAVRAVGLSEKYSPVSESNAEVLQHLLESGVAGRRVAVQLHGEPLPYFVDSLRSAGAEVIEIPVYRWVGPADPGPLDRLIDAVLDGSIDAMPLTSAPAAASMLAMAKRTGRRAALVDALSRRVVVACVGPITAGPLAALGIPVVQPERSRIGALARTLGQTLGDRSPRLRAAGRDIELRGQAAVVDGELREVAPAPMAVLRALSAEPGRVVSRRKLTAALPGGGEEHAVETAIGRLRTSLGEGSLVQTVVKRGYRLAVDKVEGAESA; encoded by the coding sequence ATGACCGGCGGGCCGGCCATCCCGCCACTGGCGGGCTTCTCGGTCGGGATCACCGCCGCGCGCCGGGCCGAGGAACTCGGCGCCCTGCTGGTGCGCAAGGGCGCGACCGTGCGGTACGGCCCCGCCATCCGGATCGTGCCGCTGGCCGACGACACCGACCTGCACGCCGCGACCCGCAGGCTGCTGGCCGAACCGGTGGACGCGGTGGTGGCGACCACCGGGATCGGCTTCCGCGGCTGGATGGAAGCCGCGGAAGGCTGGGGCGTCGGCGAGGAACTGCTCGGCAGGCTGCGCGAGACCAGCCTGATGACCAGGGGGCCCAAGGCCAAGGGTGCGGTGCGCGCGGTGGGGCTTTCCGAGAAGTACTCGCCGGTTTCGGAGAGCAACGCCGAAGTACTCCAGCACCTGCTGGAGTCGGGGGTGGCGGGGCGGCGGGTCGCGGTGCAACTGCACGGGGAGCCGTTGCCCTACTTCGTGGACTCGTTGCGGTCGGCGGGGGCCGAGGTGATCGAGATTCCGGTGTACCGCTGGGTGGGGCCTGCCGACCCCGGCCCGCTGGACCGGCTGATCGACGCCGTGCTGGACGGCTCGATCGACGCGATGCCGCTCACCAGCGCACCCGCGGCGGCGAGCATGCTCGCGATGGCGAAACGGACCGGGCGGCGGGCGGCGCTGGTGGACGCGCTTTCCCGGCGGGTGGTGGTGGCTTGTGTCGGCCCGATCACCGCCGGGCCCCTTGCCGCGCTCGGTATCCCCGTGGTGCAGCCCGAACGTTCCCGGATCGGTGCGCTGGCGCGCACCCTCGGGCAGACCCTCGGTGACCGGTCGCCCCGGCTGCGGGCGGCCGGCAGGGACATCGAGCTGCGCGGCCAGGCGGCCGTCGTGGACGGTGAGCTACGTGAGGTCGCGCCCGCGCCGATGGCGGTGCTGCGGGCACTGTCCGCCGAACCGGGCCGGGTCGTCTCCCGGCGGAAACTCACCGCCGCCCTGCCCGGCGGGGGCGAGGAGCACGCGGTGGAGACGGCGATCGGCAGGCTGCGCACCTCGCTGGGGGAGGGCAGCCTGGTGCAGACCGTGGTCAAGCGCGGGTACCGGCTCGCGGTGGACAAGGTGGAGGGAGCTGAGTCCGCGTGA
- a CDS encoding sirohydrochlorin chelatase, producing MILLTAHGTRDPAGAVVTERLAAMVRARGCGVRVAYADVRAPDVTTALRGMRGPAVVVPAFLAAGYHVRTDIPDQVAAGGHRAVTIAEPFGPAPELLDVVHQRLLAAGYRRGDEIVLAAAGSSDHRALSAVDIAVQALAERLAAPVRVGYAATARPSVAEAVAAAAATGRRVAVASWLLAPGLFQRKLERAGAEVVADPLGAHPNVADLVLRRYVEASRSAHAA from the coding sequence GTGATCCTGCTGACCGCGCACGGCACCCGCGACCCGGCGGGCGCCGTGGTCACCGAGCGGCTTGCCGCCATGGTGCGAGCACGGGGCTGCGGAGTCCGGGTGGCCTACGCCGATGTGCGCGCCCCCGACGTGACGACCGCGCTGCGCGGGATGCGCGGCCCCGCCGTGGTGGTGCCTGCCTTCCTCGCGGCCGGTTACCACGTACGCACCGACATCCCGGACCAGGTCGCGGCCGGTGGGCACCGCGCGGTCACGATCGCCGAGCCGTTCGGCCCCGCGCCGGAACTGCTCGACGTGGTGCACCAGCGGCTGCTGGCCGCGGGATACCGGCGCGGTGACGAGATCGTGCTGGCCGCCGCCGGCTCGAGTGACCATCGGGCACTGTCCGCTGTGGATATCGCCGTGCAGGCGTTGGCGGAGCGGCTGGCGGCGCCGGTGCGGGTCGGCTACGCCGCCACCGCGCGCCCTTCGGTAGCCGAGGCCGTCGCGGCCGCGGCGGCTACGGGCAGGCGGGTCGCGGTGGCATCCTGGCTGCTGGCGCCGGGCCTGTTCCAGCGGAAGCTGGAGCGCGCGGGGGCGGAGGTGGTCGCCGACCCGCTCGGTGCCCACCCGAACGTGGCGGACCTGGTACTGCGCCGCTACGTCGAGGCGTCGCGCTCGGCCCACGCCGCCTGA
- a CDS encoding AbrB/MazE/SpoVT family DNA-binding domain-containing protein — protein sequence MATADEQEGQVQLTASPDGRVTIPAPLRRAAGIEPGQRLVAYVEGGRVVLEEWGHLLRRVQGRVAAATAEATGSAVDELLAERRAEAAREDVSPNATAGELAGPETS from the coding sequence ATGGCGACGGCGGATGAACAGGAAGGGCAGGTCCAGCTGACCGCAAGCCCGGACGGCCGGGTGACGATCCCGGCCCCGCTGCGGCGGGCGGCTGGAATCGAACCCGGGCAGCGGCTCGTGGCCTACGTGGAAGGCGGCCGTGTGGTCCTGGAGGAGTGGGGTCACCTGCTGCGACGGGTGCAGGGCCGGGTTGCCGCGGCGACGGCCGAGGCCACCGGCAGCGCGGTGGACGAGTTGCTCGCCGAGCGTCGCGCTGAGGCCGCAAGGGAAGACGTCAGCCCGAACGCCACAGCTGGCGAGCTCGCCGGGCCGGAGACCTCGTGA
- a CDS encoding type II toxin-antitoxin system VapC family toxin, with the protein MTAVLDASAMLALLRTEPGHEQVAQLLPGSVISAINYSEVVQKLTQLGSTTAEDDTAALVALGATVAPFDTTAAINAARLWPATRAAGLSLADRACLGLAADLAGGLAVTADRAWARLDLAVPVRLIR; encoded by the coding sequence GTGACGGCGGTCCTCGACGCCAGCGCCATGCTGGCCCTGCTGCGCACCGAGCCCGGGCACGAGCAGGTCGCCCAGTTGCTGCCCGGATCGGTGATCTCGGCCATCAACTACTCGGAGGTGGTGCAGAAACTCACCCAACTGGGCAGCACCACCGCTGAGGACGACACCGCCGCGTTGGTCGCGCTCGGCGCGACCGTCGCCCCGTTCGACACCACGGCGGCGATCAACGCCGCCCGGCTGTGGCCAGCCACCCGCGCCGCCGGGCTGTCCCTGGCCGACCGAGCCTGCCTCGGCCTTGCCGCCGACCTTGCGGGCGGCCTGGCCGTCACCGCCGACCGGGCGTGGGCCCGGCTCGACCTGGCGGTACCGGTGCGGCTGATTCGCTGA
- a CDS encoding DUF6653 family protein → MPGTVAALRGKVFARHSNPWSAWTRWLTTPLVLVPVWTRKWSHAGIVAAWMVANAVAFPPPKHERAFATRAMLGEELWITERPKDAAMLVSAGSSVLLLAALIAARRHKAGAAAGAAGGSMALTMYYWKQMVAYREQSSTRTGHCA, encoded by the coding sequence ATGCCGGGCACCGTCGCCGCCCTCCGCGGGAAGGTCTTCGCACGGCACTCCAACCCGTGGAGCGCATGGACCCGCTGGTTGACCACTCCGCTGGTGCTGGTTCCGGTATGGACCCGCAAGTGGAGCCACGCCGGGATCGTGGCAGCCTGGATGGTGGCCAACGCCGTGGCGTTCCCGCCGCCGAAGCACGAGCGGGCCTTCGCCACCCGCGCCATGCTCGGTGAGGAACTGTGGATCACCGAGCGACCGAAGGACGCCGCCATGCTGGTGAGCGCGGGCAGCTCCGTGCTGCTGCTCGCCGCCCTGATCGCCGCCCGCAGGCACAAGGCCGGCGCGGCCGCCGGCGCGGCGGGCGGCTCGATGGCGCTGACGATGTACTACTGGAAGCAGATGGTCGCCTACCGCGAACAGTCCTCGACCCGAACCGGCCACTGTGCGTGA
- a CDS encoding GbsR/MarR family transcriptional regulator, translating into MTDDLSAAAEEMALVLTRHGMQRMTARVLSALLFAEQETITAGEIAEQLGASAGSVSGAIKMLSPTGLIERVPMPGSRREHYRFPDDGWPRLMSSQNEIIRTMQDAAERGIEIVDPDSLVGRRLTDMRDFYEYLMKELPAVIERWHEQRRGEA; encoded by the coding sequence GTGACCGACGACCTCAGCGCCGCGGCCGAGGAGATGGCCCTGGTCCTGACCAGGCATGGGATGCAGCGAATGACCGCGCGGGTGCTCAGTGCCCTGCTCTTCGCCGAGCAGGAGACGATCACCGCCGGGGAGATCGCCGAGCAGCTGGGGGCCAGCGCCGGCTCGGTCTCCGGCGCCATCAAGATGCTCAGCCCCACCGGGCTGATCGAACGGGTGCCGATGCCGGGCAGCCGCCGGGAGCACTACCGCTTCCCGGACGACGGCTGGCCCCGGCTGATGTCCAGCCAGAACGAGATCATCCGGACCATGCAGGACGCCGCGGAACGGGGGATCGAGATCGTCGATCCGGACAGCCTGGTCGGCAGGCGGCTGACCGACATGCGTGACTTCTACGAGTACCTGATGAAGGAACTGCCCGCGGTCATCGAGCGCTGGCACGAGCAGCGGCGGGGGGAGGCCTGA
- a CDS encoding ABC transporter ATP-binding protein, whose amino-acid sequence MAAVIQLEKLTKTYGSRRGLVELSLDIEGGEVFGYLGPNGAGKSTTIRLLLDLIRPTSGRATVLGLDPRADGVTLRRQVGYLPGDFTVDGQQRVDECLTFLANLRGGVPRPRITELMTRLGLEPGARIRSLSKGNRQKVGLVQAFMHEPNLLILDEPTSGLDPLVQQEFLRLVTEARAGGQTVFMSSHIMGEVEAVADRVGIIREGRLITVDTVARLRERSVRKVRLTLREPADEAAFRGLPGVEDLTVRGNEVRCTIAGSPDPLVKAAARHTVTDLLCEEPDLEELFFDYYSAAGQEGRNRATA is encoded by the coding sequence ATGGCTGCAGTAATCCAGCTCGAGAAGCTGACCAAGACCTACGGCAGCAGGCGTGGCCTGGTCGAGTTGTCCCTGGACATCGAGGGTGGCGAGGTGTTCGGCTACCTCGGCCCGAACGGTGCGGGGAAGTCGACCACGATCCGGCTGCTGCTCGACCTCATCCGCCCGACCAGCGGGCGGGCCACGGTGCTCGGGCTCGACCCCCGGGCCGACGGCGTCACCCTGCGCCGGCAGGTCGGCTACCTGCCCGGCGACTTCACGGTGGACGGCCAGCAGCGGGTCGACGAGTGCCTGACCTTCCTGGCCAACCTGCGCGGCGGGGTGCCGAGGCCGCGGATCACCGAGCTGATGACCCGCCTCGGGCTCGAGCCGGGCGCGCGGATCAGGTCGCTTTCCAAGGGCAACCGGCAGAAGGTCGGCCTGGTACAGGCGTTCATGCACGAGCCGAACCTGCTGATCCTGGACGAACCGACCTCCGGCCTCGACCCGCTGGTGCAGCAGGAGTTCCTGCGGCTGGTCACCGAGGCCAGGGCGGGAGGCCAGACGGTGTTCATGTCCTCGCACATCATGGGCGAGGTGGAGGCCGTCGCCGACCGGGTCGGCATTATCCGCGAGGGCAGGCTGATCACCGTCGACACCGTGGCGCGGCTGCGCGAGCGGTCCGTGCGCAAGGTGCGGCTGACCCTGCGCGAGCCTGCCGACGAGGCGGCGTTCCGCGGGTTGCCCGGGGTCGAGGACCTCACCGTGCGCGGCAACGAGGTCCGCTGCACGATCGCGGGCAGCCCGGACCCGCTGGTCAAGGCCGCTGCCCGGCACACCGTCACCGATCTGCTGTGCGAGGAGCCCGACCTCGAGGAGCTCTTCTTCGACTACTACTCGGCCGCGGGCCAGGAAGGGCGGAACCGTGCTACTGCGTAA
- a CDS encoding ABC transporter permease subunit: protein MLLRNVYTKTLWDQRRALLGWTVGITAVAAMYASFYPQLSGGSMAGFLEDFPQGLKDAFQLNDISSAAGYLGSSIFGLLVPLLTLGYGVATGSRAIAGDEESGKLEVLLTHPVGRARFFVQRFAALACGALAIAVVLFLGMLAIRDAAQLDTVSIEGFAAQCLNLALFGSAFGALAIALGGAFGSRSLALGVTAGVGVLGYAANNFAGQLGAEWLRNLSPFYYYSGGEPLRNGMQWADAGILVLISAALVAAGTWAFTNRDLNT from the coding sequence GTGCTACTGCGTAACGTCTACACCAAGACCCTGTGGGACCAGCGGCGTGCGCTGCTCGGCTGGACGGTCGGGATCACCGCGGTGGCCGCGATGTACGCGAGCTTCTACCCGCAACTGTCCGGTGGCTCGATGGCCGGTTTCCTGGAGGACTTCCCGCAGGGGCTCAAGGACGCCTTCCAGCTGAACGACATCTCCTCGGCCGCCGGCTACCTCGGGTCCAGCATCTTCGGGCTGCTGGTGCCGTTGCTGACCCTCGGCTACGGCGTGGCCACCGGCTCCAGGGCGATCGCGGGGGACGAGGAGTCCGGCAAGCTCGAGGTGCTGCTCACCCACCCCGTCGGCAGGGCGCGCTTCTTCGTGCAGCGGTTCGCGGCACTGGCCTGCGGGGCGCTGGCGATCGCGGTGGTGCTGTTCCTCGGGATGCTCGCCATCCGGGACGCCGCGCAACTGGACACCGTGAGCATCGAGGGGTTCGCCGCGCAGTGCCTCAACCTGGCCCTGTTCGGCAGCGCCTTCGGTGCCCTGGCCATCGCGCTCGGCGGTGCCTTCGGCAGCCGTTCGCTGGCGCTCGGCGTCACCGCGGGTGTGGGCGTGCTGGGCTACGCGGCGAACAACTTCGCCGGGCAGCTCGGCGCGGAGTGGCTGCGCAACCTCTCGCCGTTCTATTACTACAGCGGCGGCGAGCCGTTGCGTAACGGCATGCAGTGGGCGGACGCCGGGATCCTTGTGCTGATCTCCGCCGCGCTGGTGGCCGCGGGGACCTGGGCGTTCACCAACCGCGACCTGAACACCTGA
- a CDS encoding DNA glycosylase AlkZ-like family protein produces MLVVDREQVLAYRILAHGLHRTGTDPAAPAVFDLGVQDIGQRDSAAVALAARTREPVPAASLVDDPRFTLAWSYRGAPHYHRAAEFPGLVPALLPLTESDARARMTWRDQEVAEAGMPAAEALLTAARALREVVREPMPKGAASTAVTGMVPTGLSRWCRGCQAMHIFEQVMRLAAPLAGIRLVAGAAPATLAPLAGRPPVPAEPDTAGVTRIAAAYLRLHGPATATEVAGFLGTTKRTVTEGGWPEDLVEVRVDGHPAYLPAGQVPELENPPEPGLVRLLPPWDPLLQARDRLVLVPDKAWHKEIWKVIGNPGALLAGGEIAGTWRTRSAGRRLDVTVNPLWMLTRDVRAEVEAEADRVAAVRGFAVARVSWEE; encoded by the coding sequence ATGCTGGTGGTCGACCGCGAGCAGGTGCTCGCCTACCGGATCCTGGCCCATGGGCTGCATCGCACGGGAACCGATCCGGCGGCACCGGCCGTGTTCGATCTCGGCGTGCAGGACATCGGTCAGCGGGACTCGGCCGCCGTGGCGCTGGCCGCCAGGACGAGGGAGCCGGTCCCGGCGGCATCCCTTGTGGACGACCCGCGGTTCACCCTGGCGTGGTCGTATCGCGGCGCGCCGCACTACCACCGCGCGGCCGAGTTCCCCGGCCTGGTACCCGCGCTACTGCCGCTGACCGAGTCCGACGCGCGGGCCAGGATGACCTGGCGCGACCAGGAGGTCGCCGAGGCGGGGATGCCCGCGGCCGAGGCCCTGCTGACGGCCGCCCGCGCGCTGCGCGAGGTGGTCCGCGAGCCGATGCCCAAGGGCGCCGCGAGCACGGCCGTGACCGGGATGGTCCCCACCGGGCTCTCCCGGTGGTGCCGCGGCTGCCAGGCCATGCACATCTTCGAGCAGGTGATGCGGTTGGCCGCGCCGCTGGCCGGGATCCGGCTGGTGGCCGGGGCCGCGCCGGCCACCCTCGCGCCGCTGGCCGGGCGGCCGCCCGTGCCGGCCGAGCCGGACACCGCGGGCGTCACCCGGATCGCCGCGGCCTACCTGCGACTGCACGGCCCGGCGACCGCGACCGAGGTCGCCGGGTTCCTCGGCACCACGAAACGGACGGTGACCGAAGGCGGGTGGCCGGAGGACCTGGTCGAGGTACGGGTGGACGGCCACCCCGCCTACCTTCCCGCCGGGCAGGTACCGGAGCTGGAGAATCCGCCGGAGCCGGGCCTGGTGCGGTTGCTGCCACCGTGGGATCCGCTGCTCCAGGCCCGTGACCGGCTGGTGCTCGTGCCGGACAAGGCGTGGCACAAGGAGATCTGGAAGGTCATCGGGAACCCTGGCGCGCTGCTGGCCGGCGGTGAGATCGCCGGAACCTGGCGCACCAGGTCGGCGGGCAGGCGGCTCGACGTCACGGTCAATCCACTGTGGATGCTGACGCGGGACGTGCGGGCCGAGGTCGAGGCGGAGGCCGACCGGGTGGCCGCGGTGCGCGGGTTCGCGGTCGCGCGGGTGAGCTGGGAGGAGTAG
- a CDS encoding DUF3224 domain-containing protein, which translates to MSENTFTMRSWDERVVSGEEGEPRFAHAHATFTYTGVIEGSSACDYLMYYAGEGFAGDGQTAPGFERIEGSVDGREGSFVVRHTVRYGASGVEGTWTVVPGSGTGELAGLGGSGTIAGASEIMDYTFDYSFSRE; encoded by the coding sequence ATGAGCGAGAACACCTTCACCATGCGGAGCTGGGACGAGCGGGTCGTGAGCGGCGAGGAGGGCGAGCCGCGGTTCGCGCACGCCCATGCCACCTTCACCTACACGGGCGTCATCGAGGGCAGCTCGGCGTGCGACTACCTGATGTACTACGCGGGCGAGGGCTTCGCCGGCGATGGGCAGACCGCGCCGGGTTTCGAGCGGATCGAGGGCAGTGTGGACGGTCGCGAGGGCAGCTTCGTGGTCCGGCACACGGTGCGCTACGGCGCGAGCGGGGTCGAGGGCACCTGGACCGTCGTACCCGGCTCAGGAACCGGGGAGCTGGCGGGGCTCGGCGGCAGCGGCACCATCGCGGGCGCGAGCGAGATCATGGACTACACGTTCGACTACTCGTTCAGTCGGGAGTGA
- a CDS encoding helix-turn-helix transcriptional regulator yields MRASRLLSVLLLLQNRGRMTAEELAAELEVSVRTVYRDVEALSGAGVPVYADRGRAGGYQLAAGYRTRLTGLTEQEAQSLSLAGLPVAAAELGLGTVLTTAQLKLHAALPGELRPRAGKVAERFHLDVPGWHRGIESLPHLPALAEAVWRSSRIVVRYRKWGSREVSRTLEPLGLILKGGNWYLAARCAGTDRTYRVSRVLELTDLGERFDRPADFDLARYWQDWSEQFERRLYSRIAVVRMSPLAQDLVPFYCGTVGVRALRAATEPPDEHGWLRVDLPVEPTRAAIGELLRFGAELEVLEPADLREQVAEAARKVVGRYG; encoded by the coding sequence ATGCGGGCGAGCAGGTTGCTCTCGGTGCTGTTGCTGTTGCAGAACCGGGGGCGGATGACGGCGGAGGAGCTGGCCGCCGAGCTCGAGGTCTCGGTGCGCACGGTGTACCGGGATGTCGAGGCGCTGTCCGGCGCGGGGGTGCCGGTGTACGCCGATCGGGGCCGCGCCGGGGGTTACCAGCTCGCGGCGGGTTATCGCACCCGGCTGACCGGCCTGACCGAGCAGGAGGCGCAGTCGTTGTCCCTGGCCGGGCTGCCGGTGGCCGCCGCCGAACTGGGCCTCGGCACGGTGCTGACCACCGCGCAGCTCAAGCTGCACGCCGCGCTGCCCGGCGAGCTGCGCCCGCGGGCAGGCAAGGTGGCCGAGCGGTTCCACCTGGACGTACCCGGCTGGCACCGGGGAATCGAGAGCCTGCCGCACCTGCCCGCGCTGGCCGAGGCGGTGTGGCGGTCCAGCAGGATCGTGGTCCGTTACCGGAAGTGGGGCAGCCGCGAGGTCAGCAGGACCCTGGAGCCACTCGGCCTGATCCTGAAGGGCGGCAACTGGTACCTGGCCGCGCGGTGCGCGGGCACCGATCGCACGTACCGGGTCTCCAGGGTGCTGGAGCTCACCGACCTCGGCGAGCGGTTCGACCGGCCCGCGGACTTCGACCTCGCGCGGTACTGGCAGGACTGGTCCGAGCAGTTCGAGCGGCGGTTGTACTCGCGGATCGCGGTGGTGCGCATGTCGCCGCTCGCGCAGGACCTCGTACCGTTCTACTGCGGGACCGTCGGGGTGCGGGCGCTGCGCGCGGCCACCGAGCCGCCGGACGAGCACGGGTGGCTGCGGGTGGACCTGCCGGTCGAGCCGACCCGCGCCGCGATCGGGGAGCTGCTGCGTTTCGGCGCGGAGCTGGAGGTGCTGGAGCCGGCGGACCTGCGGGAGCAGGTCGCCGAGGCGGCGAGAAAGGTGGTGGGGCGCTATGGGTGA
- a CDS encoding uroporphyrinogen-III synthase, translating into MGELDGVTIGVTAERRAEEFIGALRRHGAIVRHAPTIRIVPLPDDERLRAATEDVLSGSVDLAAVTTGAGFRGWLDAAEGWGLEERLREVLAGARIFVRGPKAMGAVRGRGLTEEWSAPGETNAELFGHLLRQRVAGLRVAVQLHGTPLPEHTGGLTAAGAEVVEVQPYRWRWPADLTPARDLIDGVLAGRVHALAFTSAPATANLLALAREHGRYPEFLAALRETVLCACVGPVTAAPLTELGVPTSQPQRQRLGALVKLLVAELSPGGRRR; encoded by the coding sequence ATGGGTGAGCTGGACGGGGTCACGATCGGCGTCACCGCCGAGCGCAGGGCCGAGGAGTTCATCGGCGCGTTGCGTAGGCACGGAGCCATCGTGCGGCACGCGCCGACCATCCGGATCGTGCCGTTGCCGGACGACGAGCGGCTGCGTGCGGCGACCGAGGACGTGCTGAGCGGGTCGGTGGACCTGGCCGCGGTGACCACCGGCGCCGGATTCCGCGGCTGGCTGGACGCCGCCGAGGGCTGGGGGCTCGAGGAGCGGCTGCGGGAGGTCCTCGCCGGTGCGCGGATCTTCGTCCGCGGGCCGAAGGCGATGGGCGCGGTGCGTGGCCGCGGCCTCACCGAGGAGTGGTCCGCGCCGGGGGAGACCAACGCCGAACTGTTCGGGCACCTGCTGCGGCAGCGGGTCGCCGGCCTGCGGGTGGCCGTGCAGCTGCACGGAACCCCGCTACCCGAGCACACCGGCGGGCTCACCGCGGCCGGCGCCGAGGTGGTGGAGGTGCAGCCGTACCGCTGGCGGTGGCCAGCCGACCTCACCCCGGCCAGGGACCTGATCGACGGCGTGCTGGCCGGGCGGGTGCACGCGCTCGCCTTCACCAGCGCCCCGGCCACGGCGAACCTGCTGGCTCTGGCCAGGGAGCACGGTAGGTACCCGGAGTTCCTCGCGGCCTTGCGGGAGACGGTGCTGTGCGCCTGCGTGGGCCCGGTCACCGCCGCGCCGTTGACCGAGCTCGGCGTCCCGACAAGCCAGCCGCAGCGGCAGCGGCTCGGGGCGCTGGTCAAGCTGCTCGTCGCCGAGCTGTCCCCGGGAGGGCGACGCCGGTAG
- a CDS encoding MGMT family protein — MDEELHERVRETVATVPPGKVATYGDIAAMSGAPSPRLVGRILAEDGSDLPWHRILRADGTPAPHLAREQLERLRAEGVLAEGERVNLRTHRWQPDPRPDAEETRPGLFP; from the coding sequence ATGGACGAGGAACTGCACGAGCGAGTGCGGGAGACGGTGGCCACCGTGCCCCCGGGCAAGGTCGCGACCTACGGCGATATCGCGGCGATGTCCGGCGCGCCATCCCCGCGCCTGGTCGGTCGCATCCTGGCCGAGGACGGCAGCGACCTGCCATGGCACCGGATCCTGCGGGCCGACGGAACCCCCGCGCCGCATCTGGCGCGCGAGCAGCTGGAGCGGTTGCGGGCCGAGGGGGTGCTTGCCGAAGGGGAGCGGGTGAACCTGCGCACCCACCGCTGGCAACCGGACCCGCGACCCGACGCGGAGGAGACCCGGCCTGGCCTGTTCCCCTGA
- a CDS encoding siderophore-interacting protein: MTSTAQNAGTALAYRAVRVTGVRRLTPHMARISFTGCDQEGLSALPPAAPDQYVKVFFPLPHQERPQLPPPLVDDAMSWYRTYLAMPDEVRPPMRTYTIRAHRPAAREIDIDFVLHADGGPAATWAASARPGDEVAVLGPHGLYSVPEGAEWQLLIGDESALPAIGAILEALPEGAHARAFVEVAGPEEEQELPSAGSSGITWIHRDGGAHGERLLAAVREAELPGGTPYAWIAGEAGLVKLARRHLVREREFDKRAITFTGYWRLGRTEEDTGRENIRKLESGEPLDAPTD, translated from the coding sequence ATGACCTCGACCGCGCAGAACGCCGGAACGGCCCTTGCCTACCGCGCCGTCCGGGTGACCGGGGTGCGGAGGCTGACGCCGCATATGGCCAGGATCAGCTTCACCGGCTGTGACCAGGAGGGCCTGAGCGCGCTGCCGCCCGCCGCGCCGGACCAGTACGTCAAGGTGTTCTTCCCGCTGCCGCACCAGGAACGGCCGCAGCTGCCACCACCGCTGGTCGACGACGCGATGTCCTGGTACCGCACCTATCTCGCGATGCCCGACGAGGTCCGCCCACCGATGCGCACGTACACGATCCGTGCGCACCGGCCGGCCGCGCGGGAGATCGACATCGACTTCGTGTTGCACGCCGACGGTGGCCCCGCGGCGACCTGGGCGGCGTCCGCGCGGCCGGGGGACGAGGTGGCCGTCCTCGGACCGCACGGCCTGTACTCGGTGCCCGAGGGCGCCGAATGGCAGCTGCTGATCGGCGACGAGTCGGCGCTTCCCGCGATCGGCGCGATCCTGGAGGCACTGCCCGAGGGGGCGCACGCTCGCGCCTTCGTGGAGGTGGCGGGTCCCGAGGAGGAGCAGGAGTTGCCGAGCGCGGGCAGCTCCGGGATCACCTGGATCCACCGCGACGGCGGGGCGCACGGCGAGCGGTTGCTGGCCGCGGTGCGGGAAGCCGAGTTGCCAGGGGGCACCCCGTACGCCTGGATCGCGGGCGAGGCGGGCCTGGTCAAACTGGCCCGCAGGCACCTGGTGCGCGAGCGGGAGTTCGACAAGCGGGCGATCACCTTCACCGGCTACTGGCGACTCGGCCGGACCGAGGAGGACACCGGGAGGGAGAACATCCGCAAGCTGGAATCCGGCGAACCCCTCGACGCCCCCACCGACTGA